A single region of the Dehalococcoides mccartyi genome encodes:
- a CDS encoding reductive dehalogenase, producing the protein MNQFHSTVSRRDFMKGLGLGVAGIGAASATAPVFHDLDEAASSTKAVLKRGWYVKERDYGDYGIEIDWNIMKRRDQRGFPNWNFGVTMNAYPEGPQAFAALKHAGEEATAEKAKEFWPDYKGPTTRDEALGSAFEAMSYGNSGYCGNLVQGGTSTNLPAHRPEEIGMPKWQGTPEENLLMIRAVFSLVGLGPMVGVAELNEQTKKFVWDYMPFQTSARASTGPNLLPAIPATAGQRRIIFDDNATESYLTEDPPAFHLPSAQRYVIATHNLSCDEIARRGLGAALGGCTENMSYARVAYAKNIVEQFIRGLGYNVSYGHDMQPALAWDIASGVGEHARLGQTIGSPEYGGLMRTHAIFYTDLPLALTKPIDAGFTKFCETCGICAETCPVGAIPERGINRSWDNNCGQNWADDKMEGGTQVMFNLPGYKGWRCNLFKCAYTPCGGACKGNCPFNTIADGSFVHSIVKSTVATTPLFNSFFTSMEGILHYGKQDKDPESWWNSPDEWHIYGTHPNSLRQ; encoded by the coding sequence ATGAACCAATTCCATAGCACAGTAAGCAGACGGGACTTTATGAAGGGTCTGGGTCTTGGGGTGGCAGGAATAGGGGCAGCAAGCGCTACAGCCCCAGTTTTCCATGATTTGGATGAAGCAGCCAGTTCAACTAAAGCCGTTTTAAAACGCGGTTGGTATGTAAAAGAAAGAGATTATGGCGATTATGGTATAGAGATTGATTGGAATATAATGAAGCGCCGTGACCAAAGAGGTTTCCCCAATTGGAATTTTGGTGTAACCATGAATGCGTATCCTGAAGGACCTCAAGCATTCGCAGCGTTAAAGCATGCTGGTGAGGAAGCCACGGCTGAGAAGGCGAAGGAATTTTGGCCCGATTATAAAGGTCCTACTACAAGGGATGAAGCGCTAGGCTCAGCATTTGAAGCAATGTCCTATGGGAACTCCGGCTATTGCGGCAACTTGGTTCAAGGGGGTACGTCGACAAATTTACCCGCCCACCGTCCTGAAGAAATTGGTATGCCAAAATGGCAGGGTACGCCAGAGGAAAACCTTCTAATGATACGGGCTGTTTTCAGTTTGGTTGGGCTTGGGCCGATGGTAGGCGTTGCTGAGCTTAATGAGCAGACTAAAAAATTCGTTTGGGATTATATGCCTTTTCAAACGTCGGCTCGAGCTTCGACCGGTCCAAATTTACTACCAGCTATACCAGCCACGGCCGGTCAAAGACGCATAATATTTGATGATAATGCGACCGAAAGCTATCTCACCGAGGACCCTCCTGCTTTTCATCTACCTAGTGCACAAAGATATGTGATAGCAACTCATAATTTGTCCTGTGATGAAATAGCTCGTAGAGGTCTCGGTGCAGCCCTTGGCGGATGTACTGAAAATATGTCTTATGCGCGAGTTGCATATGCAAAAAACATAGTTGAACAGTTTATCCGCGGGCTAGGTTACAATGTCTCTTACGGACATGACATGCAGCCAGCGTTGGCTTGGGATATTGCAAGTGGAGTCGGAGAACATGCCCGCTTGGGCCAGACGATTGGTTCTCCTGAATACGGCGGTTTAATGCGCACCCATGCCATCTTCTATACAGATCTGCCTTTAGCTTTAACTAAGCCGATAGATGCCGGTTTTACCAAATTCTGTGAGACCTGCGGTATCTGTGCTGAAACATGCCCCGTAGGTGCCATACCGGAACGCGGCATTAACCGCAGCTGGGATAATAACTGTGGGCAAAACTGGGCTGATGACAAGATGGAAGGCGGCACACAGGTCATGTTCAACCTGCCTGGCTATAAAGGCTGGCGATGCAATTTATTCAAATGTGCGTATACACCCTGTGGCGGTGCATGTAAGGGTAACTGCCCGTTTAACACTATTGCTGACGGCAGTTTTGTCCATAGCATAGTCAAATCAACTGTCGCCACCACCCCCCTGTTCAACAGCTTCTTTACCAGTATGGAAGGTATTCTTCACTATGGTAAGCAGGACAAAGACCCTGAATCATGGTGGAATAGCCCTGATGAATGGCATATCTACGGTACCCATCCTAATA
- a CDS encoding MarR family winged helix-turn-helix transcriptional regulator, which produces MPNFYFFDFGDKNVELFGIIMRTRNILYKLSKRQLHHLDISPEQSTILKVVKNSPTPPTPIQISRQLLREPHTIAINLKRMQNKELITLEQDSEWKNRLRVKLTDKGQQLCEKSLSPDFFQEVFQDLTEKEIDQFKSTLEKLLAANMKRLKTQKPE; this is translated from the coding sequence ATGCCTAATTTCTACTTTTTTGATTTCGGGGATAAAAATGTCGAGTTGTTCGGCATAATAATGCGAACCAGAAATATCCTCTACAAACTCTCTAAGCGACAACTTCATCACCTAGATATAAGCCCGGAACAGTCAACTATTCTTAAAGTCGTAAAAAATAGCCCCACTCCCCCAACTCCCATCCAGATATCCCGCCAGCTCCTTAGAGAACCGCATACTATTGCTATTAATCTGAAACGAATGCAGAATAAGGAACTGATTACTCTGGAACAGGATTCTGAATGGAAAAACAGGCTAAGGGTTAAACTGACTGACAAAGGTCAGCAACTTTGTGAAAAATCTTTATCCCCTGATTTTTTTCAAGAAGTGTTTCAGGATCTGACCGAAAAGGAAATTGACCAGTTCAAAAGTACTTTGGAGAAACTTTTAGCAGCTAATATGAAGAGACTGAAAACCCAAAAACCGGAATGA